In Candidatus Binataceae bacterium, a single window of DNA contains:
- a CDS encoding pyridoxamine 5'-phosphate oxidase family protein: MNRREQIKLTPDEHTAFLRECRKVSLATLDKEGFPHLVAMNFVAIDGTIYMSSYGKAQKVVNIRRNPKVAVMAESGKSYAQLRGIMIRGNCEIIEDRETVAKLMGAIRGRDTGDTGMPPIPEPILTKRVILKVVPRKVTSWDHSKLGGRY; this comes from the coding sequence ATGAACCGCCGCGAACAGATCAAGCTTACCCCCGATGAGCATACGGCGTTTCTGCGCGAATGCCGCAAAGTCTCGCTCGCCACCCTAGACAAGGAAGGCTTTCCGCACCTGGTCGCGATGAACTTCGTCGCGATTGATGGCACGATCTACATGTCGTCCTATGGTAAGGCGCAGAAGGTGGTGAACATTCGGCGGAATCCCAAAGTGGCAGTCATGGCGGAGAGCGGCAAGAGCTATGCGCAGTTGCGTGGCATCATGATTCGCGGCAACTGCGAGATCATCGAAGACCGGGAGACCGTGGCCAAACTGATGGGCGCCATCCGCGGGCGCGACACGGGGGACACGGGGATGCCGCCGATCCCCGAACCGATCCTCACCAAGCGAGTGATACTCAAGGTGGTTCCCAGGAAAGTAACCAGCTGGGACCACAGTAAGCTGGGCGGCCGTTACTGA
- a CDS encoding VOC family protein, with protein sequence MWIRLRQIALVARDLDQVTNDLHNVLGLEVGFRDPGVKAFGLQNALFPVGSQFIEVVSPIKEGTAGGRYLERRAGDGGYMVITQCDDHAPRKKRVNELGVRKVLEQDEPEYKIMQLHPRDTGGSFLEIDFQAGDLSPDGPWMPAGRNWKPAVRTHIVRAVAAAEIQSPDPAGLASRWSQIVEIPVTRDQQGNPAIRLENATLRFVKDEDGRGEGLGGLDLVATDPKAMFANAERHGKRQSDDTVMISGMRLHAVNG encoded by the coding sequence ATGTGGATTCGACTTCGGCAAATCGCGCTGGTGGCGCGCGACCTTGATCAGGTTACCAACGACCTGCACAACGTTCTTGGCCTCGAGGTCGGTTTCCGCGATCCCGGCGTCAAGGCGTTCGGTCTGCAGAACGCGCTATTTCCGGTGGGGAGCCAGTTTATCGAGGTGGTGTCACCCATCAAGGAGGGTACTGCCGGCGGACGCTACCTGGAACGGCGAGCGGGTGATGGCGGCTACATGGTGATCACGCAGTGTGACGACCACGCGCCGCGCAAGAAGCGGGTCAACGAACTCGGCGTTCGCAAGGTGCTCGAGCAGGACGAACCCGAGTATAAGATCATGCAACTTCATCCTCGCGACACCGGCGGTTCTTTCCTGGAGATAGATTTTCAGGCCGGCGATCTTTCCCCGGATGGGCCGTGGATGCCCGCTGGACGCAACTGGAAGCCCGCGGTGCGTACTCATATAGTGCGCGCCGTCGCGGCGGCCGAAATCCAATCTCCAGACCCGGCGGGGCTCGCTTCACGATGGAGCCAGATCGTCGAGATTCCGGTAACCCGAGACCAGCAGGGAAATCCTGCAATTCGCCTCGAGAATGCGACCTTGCGCTTTGTGAAAGACGAGGATGGGCGCGGCGAAGGCCTCGGTGGGCTCGATCTGGTGGCAACCGACCCCAAGGCGATGTTCGCCAATGCCGAACGACACGGCAAGCGCCAGTCCGACGATACCGTGATGATTAGCGGGATGCGCCTGCACGCCGTCAATGGGTAG